One segment of Chiroxiphia lanceolata isolate bChiLan1 chromosome W unlocalized genomic scaffold, bChiLan1.pri scaffold_46_arrow_ctg1, whole genome shotgun sequence DNA contains the following:
- the LOC116781442 gene encoding olfactory receptor 14A16-like, protein MSNSSSMPQFLLLALADRRELQLLHFWLFLAISLAALLANGLILSAVACDHHLHTPMGFFLLNLSLTDLGCICTTVPKAMHNSLQNTTTVSYMGCAAQVFLLVFFLGAEFSLLTIMCYDRYVAICKPLHYRTLLGSRACAHMAAAAWATGFLIALLHTASTFSLPLCQGNALGQFFCEIPHILKLSCSHSGYLRELGLIVVTACLIFGCFIFIVFSYVQIFRAVLRIPSQQGRHKAFSTCLPHLAVVSLFSSTLFFAYLKPPSISFPFQDLIVSVLYSVVSPTLNPFIYSLRNQELKDALRKLITGCFSEARNSPSSACYVPY, encoded by the coding sequence atgtccaacagcagctccatgccccagttcctcctcctggcgTTGGCAGACaggcgggagctgcagctcctgcacttctggctcttcctggccatctccctggctgccctcctggccaacggcctcatcctcagcgccgtagcctgcgaccaccacctgcacacccccatgggcttcttcctgctcaacctctccctcacagacctgggctgcatctgcaccactgtccccaaagccatgcacaattccctccAGAACACCACAACCGTCTCTTAcatgggatgtgctgcacaggtctttctgcttgtcttctttcttggagcagagttttccctcctcaccatcatgtgctacgaccgctacgttgccatctgcaaacccctgcactacaggaccctcctgggcagcagagcttgtgcccacatggcagcagctgcctgggccactgggtTTCTCattgctctgctgcacacagccagtacattttccctgcccctgtgccagggtaatgccctgggccagttcttctgtgaaatcccacacatcctcaagctctcctgctcacactcaggcTACCTCAGAGAACTTGGGCTTATTGTGGTTACTGCCTGTTTAATATttggttgtttcattttcattgttttctcctatgtgcagatcttcagggctgtgctgaggatcccctctcagcagggacggcacaaagccttttccacctgcctccctcacctggccgTGGTCTCTCTGTTTAGCAGCACCTTATTCTTTGCCTACCTGaagcccccctccatctccttcccatTCCAGGATCTTATTGTGTCAGTTCTGTACTCAGTGGTGTCTCCAACACTGAACCCCTTCATCTACAGCCTCAGGAACCAGGAGCTCAAGGATGCCCTGAGGAAACTCATAACTGggtgtttttcagaagcaaGAAACTCTCCTTCTTCTGCATGTTATGTACCTTATTAA
- the LOC116781465 gene encoding gastrula zinc finger protein XlCGF7.1-like: GSGEEKGRRSPHRRGSKAIPGCSEEERASLCWEGGRSLRGSSELVVPEQRPSREKPFRCLECGKNFSRSTTLLTHQHIHTGERPYPCGECGKSFRQSSNLIQHQRIHHTGEWPYTCRECGKGFSDRSAQRTHQRIHTGERPYKCGECGKSFNQSSNFLSHQRIHTGERPYMCGECGKSFRHSSTLHFHQHIHTGEQPYTCGECGKSFRHSSHLLSHQRIHTGERPYTCGECGKSFKDSSNLHTHQRFHTGEQPYTCGKCGKRFQTSSDLLRHERTHTDERPFRCTDCGKGFNQNSILIRHRRIHTGERPYKCGECGKSFPHSSTLTKHQRTHR; this comes from the coding sequence ggcagcggggaggaaaagggccggAGATCCCCCCacaggaggggctccaaagccatcccagggtgctctgaggaggaaagagccagcctgtgctgggaaggcGGCCGGAGCTTGAGGgggagctctgagctggtgGTCCCTGAGCAGCGTCCAagcagggagaagcccttcagatgcttggaatgtgggaagaacTTCAGCAGGAGCACCACCCTCCTCActcaccagcacatccacactggggaacgtCCCTACccgtgtggggaatgtgggaagagcttcaggcaaAGCTCGAACCTTATCCAACACCAGCGCATCCACCACACTGGGGAATGGCCCTACACATGTAGGGAATGTGGGAAGGGCTTCAGTGACAGGTCCGCTCAACGCACCCACCAGCGAATTCACACTGGGGAACGTccctacaagtgtggggaatgtgggaagagcttcaaccaAAGCTCCAACTTCCTCAgccaccagcgcatccacacaGGAGAACGTCCCTACatgtgtggggaatgtgggaagagttTCAGGCACAGCTCCACCCTCCACttccaccagcacatccacactggggaacagccctacacatgtggggaatgtgggaagagcttcaggcacAGCTCACACCTTCTCAgccaccagcgcatccacactggggagcGACCCTAcacgtgtggggaatgtgggaagagcttcaaggACAGCTCCAATCTTCACACCCACCAACGCTTTCACACTGGGGAACAGCCCTACACGTGTGggaaatgtgggaagaggtttcagaCCAGCTCAGATCTCCTCAGGCATGAGCGGACGCACACGGATGAGAGACCCTTCCGCTGCACCGACTGCGGGAAAGGTTTCAACCAGAACTCCATCCTCATCAGGCATCggcgcatccacactggggagaggccctacaagtgtggggagtgtgggaagagcttcccCCACAGCTCTACCTTGACCAAACACCAACGGACCCACCGGTAA